The Georgenia faecalis genome includes a window with the following:
- the eccCa gene encoding type VII secretion protein EccCa, with amino-acid sequence MSSAMEERLSPPEMPTGRIELDPPPELYQGEGLGGSLMMLLPMLGGLGSVVFVAVGNPGPMGFIAGGMFFLTMGGFVGVMLWRNISMRRTRVTDNRRSYLRYLGKIRAQARSAANQQRAALTWRFPPPAALPFVATETARVWTHAPDDPEFLLVRYGTGPQELATELVPPETDAMDTLDPVTASALHRLLKTHRVQSRLPSTVLLSGFARIELTGPAEHVRALARSMVCSAATSTAPANLTIAVVTSAAEREEWEWVKWLPHAHSPLVTDAAGPARLIVDDVDELLPLLPAEVPNRGRFVPGAEPTLPHLLLVVDGGSAPETSPLLPPEGVSGITVVELPEAWEELTDPTRLRLHVETSPHHDTVVVSAVRPRAEPVTGEADAMSVTLAQAVARRLAPLGDDHRTGESDGSRKVEELTDLLGLGDVRDLDVRRSWRPRPERDRLRVPIGVSLEGTPVYLDLKESAQQGMGPHGLVIGATGSGKSELLRTLVLALAMTHSSETLNFVLVDFKGGASFAGMAGMPHVSAIITNLGQELSLVDRMQDALSGEMVRRQELLRRSGNYQSVRDYERDRAAGAKLAPLPSLLIVADEFSELLAAKPEFTDLFVAIGRLGRSLGIHLLLSSQRLEEGRLRGLDSHLSYRIGLRTFSASESRAVLGVTDAYELPPVPGRGYLKADQSTLTGFQAAYVSGPPPRRDGVVAGDDGAAPTRAHVLPFRAGPVHADEDVEATLVRPGALPPALMGADGAAHAFVEGLLAGAAAGGGAGAGAGAGGGGGGGGSANGRGGDSKLSTFDIAVQAMTGKGPAAHEVWLPPLDVPDTFDGMMPDLAVDPELGLISRAWRERGPLTFPIGTVDVPKEQRREVAVCELAGARGHVGVVGAPRSGRSTLLRTIVTGIALTHTPREAQIYVLDFGGGTFSALSGLPHLAGIGMRAEPDVVRRIVAEVSGIVDARERAFRRHKIDGIETYRRRRAEVDDGYGDIFLVVDGWATLRSDFEDLEMELQVLAQRALTYGVHLITSATRWMDYRTAVRDILGSRYELRLGDPLDSEIDRKISVNVPSERPGRGLVPSRLHFLGALPRIDARTDAGSLHEGIDHLVSTIAGAWQGPTGPKLRLLPSKITLDEVRELGAASASASPTSLLLGINERALAPVRLDVDTDPHLLVYGDGRSGKSALLRTYLSEILRTRTPREAQVFLVDYRRAHLGFVPEEYLAAYSSNSGQAQSAIADIAGFLGNRIPGPDVTAQQLRERSWWTGAEAFVVVDDYELVATSTGNPIAALQPLLAQARDVGLHVALARRATGTSRSYDPFITAISDLAQPGIILNGDPSEGTLIGAVKAARQPAGRGRMVTRDPGFQVVQTAWVDPAG; translated from the coding sequence ATGTCCAGCGCGATGGAGGAACGGCTGAGCCCGCCGGAGATGCCGACCGGCCGGATCGAGCTCGACCCGCCGCCGGAGCTGTACCAGGGCGAGGGGCTCGGCGGCTCGCTCATGATGCTGCTGCCCATGCTCGGCGGGCTCGGCAGCGTCGTTTTCGTCGCGGTGGGCAATCCCGGTCCCATGGGTTTCATCGCCGGTGGGATGTTCTTCCTCACCATGGGCGGTTTCGTCGGCGTCATGCTCTGGCGCAACATCTCCATGCGCCGCACGCGTGTGACCGACAACCGCCGGTCCTACCTCCGTTACCTCGGCAAGATCCGCGCCCAGGCGCGCAGCGCCGCGAACCAGCAGCGCGCCGCCCTCACCTGGCGGTTCCCGCCGCCGGCCGCGCTGCCGTTCGTCGCCACCGAGACCGCCCGCGTGTGGACGCACGCCCCGGACGACCCCGAGTTCCTCCTCGTGCGCTACGGCACCGGCCCCCAGGAGCTCGCCACCGAGCTCGTCCCGCCGGAGACCGACGCGATGGACACGCTCGACCCGGTCACCGCCTCCGCGCTGCACCGCCTCCTCAAGACCCACCGGGTCCAGTCGCGCCTGCCCTCCACCGTCCTCCTGTCCGGCTTTGCGCGCATCGAGCTCACCGGTCCCGCCGAGCACGTGCGTGCCCTGGCCCGGTCGATGGTGTGCTCCGCGGCGACCTCGACCGCGCCCGCCAACCTCACGATCGCCGTCGTCACCAGCGCGGCGGAGCGCGAGGAGTGGGAGTGGGTCAAGTGGCTCCCCCACGCCCACTCCCCACTCGTCACCGACGCCGCCGGCCCCGCCCGGCTCATCGTCGACGACGTCGACGAGCTCCTGCCCCTGCTGCCCGCCGAGGTGCCCAACCGGGGCCGGTTCGTCCCCGGCGCCGAGCCGACCCTGCCGCACCTGCTCCTCGTCGTCGACGGGGGCAGCGCCCCGGAGACGAGCCCGCTGCTGCCGCCCGAGGGCGTCTCCGGCATCACCGTCGTGGAGCTGCCCGAGGCGTGGGAGGAGCTCACCGACCCGACCCGGCTGCGCCTGCACGTGGAGACGTCGCCGCACCACGACACCGTCGTCGTCTCCGCGGTGCGGCCCCGCGCCGAGCCGGTCACCGGCGAGGCCGACGCGATGTCGGTGACCCTCGCGCAGGCGGTCGCCCGGCGGCTCGCGCCGCTCGGCGACGACCACCGCACGGGCGAGAGCGACGGCAGCCGCAAGGTCGAGGAGCTCACCGACCTGCTGGGCCTCGGCGACGTGCGCGACCTCGACGTCCGGCGCTCCTGGCGCCCGCGCCCCGAGCGGGACCGGCTGCGGGTGCCGATCGGTGTCTCCCTCGAGGGGACACCGGTCTACCTCGACCTCAAGGAGTCCGCCCAGCAGGGCATGGGCCCGCACGGCCTCGTCATCGGCGCCACCGGCTCCGGCAAGTCCGAGCTCCTGCGGACCCTCGTCCTCGCCCTGGCGATGACGCACTCCTCCGAGACGCTCAACTTCGTCCTCGTCGACTTCAAGGGTGGCGCCTCGTTCGCCGGCATGGCGGGCATGCCGCACGTCTCGGCGATCATCACCAACCTCGGCCAGGAGCTCTCCCTCGTCGACCGCATGCAGGACGCGCTCAGCGGCGAGATGGTCCGCCGCCAGGAGCTCCTGCGCCGGTCGGGCAACTACCAGTCGGTGCGGGACTACGAGCGGGACCGGGCCGCCGGCGCCAAGCTCGCGCCGCTGCCGAGCCTGCTCATCGTCGCCGACGAGTTCTCCGAGCTCCTCGCCGCCAAGCCCGAGTTCACCGACCTCTTCGTCGCCATCGGCCGGCTGGGCCGTTCGCTCGGCATCCACCTCCTGCTGTCCTCACAGCGGCTCGAGGAGGGTCGCCTGCGCGGCCTCGACTCCCACCTGTCCTACCGGATCGGTCTGCGCACGTTCTCCGCGTCGGAGTCGCGGGCCGTCCTCGGCGTCACCGACGCCTACGAGCTGCCCCCGGTCCCCGGCCGCGGCTACCTCAAGGCGGACCAGTCCACGCTCACCGGCTTCCAGGCCGCCTACGTCTCGGGCCCGCCGCCGCGTCGCGACGGTGTCGTCGCGGGCGACGACGGCGCGGCCCCGACCCGGGCGCACGTCCTGCCGTTCCGCGCCGGCCCGGTCCACGCCGACGAGGACGTCGAGGCCACCCTGGTGCGGCCCGGCGCGCTGCCCCCGGCGCTCATGGGCGCGGACGGCGCGGCGCACGCGTTCGTCGAGGGGCTGCTCGCCGGCGCCGCTGCCGGCGGCGGCGCCGGTGCTGGTGCTGGTGCTGGTGGTGGCGGTGGTGGCGGCGGGAGCGCCAACGGCCGCGGCGGCGACTCCAAGCTGTCGACGTTCGACATCGCGGTGCAGGCCATGACCGGCAAGGGGCCGGCCGCCCACGAGGTCTGGCTGCCGCCGCTGGACGTGCCCGACACCTTCGACGGCATGATGCCGGACCTCGCCGTCGACCCGGAGCTCGGGCTCATCTCGCGCGCGTGGCGCGAGCGCGGGCCCCTCACGTTCCCGATCGGGACCGTCGACGTCCCCAAGGAGCAGCGCCGTGAGGTCGCCGTCTGCGAGCTCGCCGGCGCGCGCGGCCACGTCGGCGTCGTCGGCGCCCCCCGCAGCGGACGCTCGACCCTCCTGCGCACCATCGTCACGGGCATCGCCCTCACCCACACGCCGCGCGAGGCCCAGATCTACGTCCTCGACTTCGGCGGTGGCACGTTCTCCGCCCTGTCCGGCCTGCCGCACCTGGCGGGGATCGGCATGCGCGCCGAGCCCGACGTCGTCCGCCGGATCGTCGCCGAGGTCTCCGGCATCGTCGACGCCCGCGAGCGCGCCTTCCGCCGCCACAAGATCGACGGCATCGAGACCTACCGCCGTCGTCGGGCCGAGGTCGACGACGGCTACGGCGACATCTTCCTCGTCGTCGACGGATGGGCGACGCTGCGCAGCGACTTCGAGGACCTCGAGATGGAGCTGCAGGTCCTCGCCCAGCGGGCGCTGACCTACGGCGTCCACCTCATCACCTCCGCGACCCGGTGGATGGACTACCGCACCGCCGTCCGCGACATCCTCGGCAGCCGGTACGAGCTGCGCCTCGGTGACCCCCTCGACTCGGAGATCGACCGCAAGATCTCCGTCAACGTCCCGTCCGAGCGCCCCGGCCGCGGCCTCGTGCCCTCCCGGCTGCACTTCCTCGGCGCCCTGCCGCGGATCGACGCCCGGACCGACGCGGGCAGCCTGCACGAGGGGATCGACCACCTCGTGAGCACCATCGCCGGCGCCTGGCAGGGGCCGACCGGCCCCAAGCTGCGGCTGCTGCCCAGCAAGATCACCCTCGACGAGGTCCGCGAGCTGGGTGCGGCGTCGGCGTCGGCGTCGCCGACCAGCCTGCTCCTCGGCATCAACGAGCGGGCGCTGGCCCCGGTCCGGCTCGACGTCGACACGGACCCGCACCTGCTGGTCTACGGCGACGGCCGGTCCGGCAAGTCGGCGCTGCTGCGGACCTACCTCAGCGAGATCCTGCGCACCCGCACCCCTCGCGAGGCGCAGGTGTTCCTCGTCGACTACCGCCGCGCTCACCTGGGGTTCGTGCCCGAGGAGTACCTCGCCGCGTACAGCTCGAACTCCGGGCAGGCGCAGTCGGCGATCGCGGACATCGCCGGGTTCCTCGGCAACCGGATCCCCGGCCCGGACGTCACCGCCCAGCAGCTGCGCGAGCGGTCCTGGTGGACGGGCGCCGAGGCGTTCGTCGTCGTCGACGACTACGAGCTCGTCGCCACGAGCACCGGCAACCCCATCGCCGCGCTGCAGCCCCTGCTCGCTCAGGCCCGTGACGTCGGGCTGCACGTCGCCCTCGCGCGGCGGGCCACGGGTACCTCGCGCAGCTACGACCCGTTCATCACCGCGATCTCCGACCTCGCGCAGCCGGGCATCATCCTCAACGGGGACCCCAGCGAGGGCACGCTCATCGGTGCGGTCAAGGCGGCGCGCCAGCCGGCCGGGCGCGGGCGGATGGTCACCCGCGACCCCGGCTTCCAGGTCGTCCAGACGGCGTGGGTGGACCCCGCGGGCTGA